In the Verrucomicrobiota bacterium genome, one interval contains:
- a CDS encoding DUF1592 domain-containing protein, producing the protein MMHCKWIQCALVLLVLLTGVFSAGAATNPPTLDELKALGARQSLLKQLVAHSLETNAPLPELDRFRREIEPVLQRHCVACHGPKKTKAHLRIDTLNPNLLEGPDVDWWLEILAVLGNGEMPPPDESKLSGEDRSRAMDWLSGEIRKASIARRATAGHSSFRRMTRYEYNYALQDLLGLPWEFARDLPPEAHSEDGFQNSSETLHMSVAQLETYRLLARQALSRATVRGPRPRVLYWGVSMEQAGQMEWKKQAAELEKAKVAFKDDPEKQKRELDKLHDGSTKPHGKTYFKDRTTGRTAPQSWDYGGAKHAIAPTHAPPPVPQTFDHVAILPHGHEQKLVVELGDQVPDEGLLRVRVHAARTPANNDRDPSLQLEFGWQASNEGRALLRVSEEDHPITASPDQPQIYQWDVSLGDIYPRNSVRKASPMGSTPSPSEHIRLVNSSASPGEIQISYVEVAAPVYDQWPPKAHERIFFKSPNREDEPVYAREVLTAFMPRAWRRQVGDEEIDQKVRLFQAMRKSCDTLEEALVEVLATVLSSPEFLYIVRGDAPGEPERSPRPPRLTAQELATRLSMFLWCSVPDDRLLELADNGQLRRPKVLEDEVRRMLADARAERFAKHFVRQWLDLQLLDFVKLEGGVDPLLKEAMQQEPILFFAGMLRRDESVLNFIHADYTMADERLAGHYGLADVYGNYFRRIGLDLSNRRGGLLTQAGLLAMNSSGKDSNPLKRGIWLLKSLLDDPPPPPPPAVPEIDLADPEIAKMTLKERLADHRNHEA; encoded by the coding sequence ATGATGCACTGCAAATGGATCCAATGCGCGCTGGTGCTGCTGGTTTTGCTCACCGGGGTGTTCTCGGCGGGGGCCGCGACGAATCCTCCCACGCTGGATGAACTCAAAGCATTGGGCGCCCGGCAATCGCTGCTCAAGCAGCTTGTCGCGCATTCCCTCGAAACGAATGCGCCGCTGCCCGAGCTCGACCGGTTTCGCCGAGAGATCGAGCCGGTGTTACAAAGGCACTGCGTCGCCTGTCACGGTCCCAAGAAAACGAAAGCGCACCTTCGGATCGACACGCTGAATCCCAATCTCTTGGAAGGGCCGGATGTGGATTGGTGGCTGGAGATTCTCGCCGTGTTGGGCAACGGCGAAATGCCGCCGCCGGACGAGTCCAAGTTATCCGGCGAGGACCGAAGCCGGGCCATGGATTGGCTTTCCGGGGAGATTCGCAAGGCCTCGATCGCGCGACGCGCCACAGCCGGGCATTCTTCGTTTCGCCGGATGACACGCTACGAGTACAACTATGCGTTGCAGGATCTTCTTGGGCTTCCTTGGGAATTCGCCCGGGATCTTCCGCCTGAAGCCCATTCCGAAGACGGATTTCAGAACAGCTCGGAGACGTTGCATATGTCCGTCGCACAACTGGAGACCTACCGCCTGCTCGCCCGGCAAGCGTTGTCGCGGGCAACCGTCCGGGGTCCCCGGCCTCGTGTGTTATATTGGGGTGTCTCCATGGAACAGGCTGGGCAGATGGAATGGAAGAAGCAGGCCGCGGAACTCGAGAAAGCCAAGGTGGCGTTCAAGGACGATCCGGAAAAGCAAAAGCGCGAGCTGGACAAGCTGCATGACGGATCCACCAAGCCGCATGGGAAAACCTATTTCAAAGATCGAACGACGGGACGAACCGCCCCCCAGTCCTGGGATTATGGGGGCGCCAAGCACGCCATTGCCCCTACCCATGCCCCTCCGCCGGTTCCCCAGACATTCGACCACGTGGCGATCCTTCCCCACGGTCACGAGCAGAAACTTGTCGTGGAATTGGGGGATCAGGTTCCCGACGAGGGCCTGCTCCGTGTGCGAGTTCACGCGGCAAGAACTCCTGCGAATAACGATCGCGATCCGAGCCTGCAGTTGGAGTTCGGTTGGCAGGCGAGCAACGAGGGGCGAGCGTTGCTGCGCGTGAGCGAGGAAGACCATCCCATCACCGCCAGTCCGGACCAGCCGCAGATCTACCAATGGGATGTGTCGCTCGGGGATATCTATCCCCGGAACTCGGTGCGAAAGGCGTCGCCCATGGGATCCACGCCTAGCCCGTCCGAGCACATCCGGCTGGTCAACAGTTCGGCGTCCCCCGGGGAGATCCAGATCAGCTACGTGGAGGTGGCGGCACCGGTCTACGATCAGTGGCCCCCGAAGGCACACGAGCGAATTTTCTTCAAGAGCCCGAACCGCGAGGACGAGCCCGTCTACGCCAGAGAAGTTTTGACGGCGTTCATGCCGCGCGCCTGGCGGAGGCAGGTCGGGGACGAGGAGATTGACCAAAAAGTCCGGCTTTTCCAGGCGATGCGAAAATCCTGCGACACGCTGGAAGAGGCTTTGGTCGAGGTCTTAGCCACGGTTTTGTCATCACCGGAGTTCCTCTACATCGTTCGCGGGGATGCGCCGGGCGAGCCCGAGCGGTCGCCTCGTCCGCCGCGACTGACCGCGCAGGAACTCGCGACTCGCCTTTCCATGTTTCTTTGGTGCAGCGTGCCGGACGACCGACTGCTGGAATTGGCTGACAACGGCCAGTTGCGACGTCCGAAGGTTTTGGAGGACGAGGTCAGGCGGATGCTGGCGGATGCGCGCGCCGAGCGATTCGCAAAGCATTTCGTCCGGCAGTGGCTCGACCTGCAGTTGCTGGATTTTGTGAAACTTGAGGGTGGGGTGGATCCGCTGCTCAAGGAGGCGATGCAGCAAGAACCCATCTTGTTCTTTGCTGGAATGTTGCGACGCGACGAGAGTGTTTTGAACTTCATCCATGCCGATTACACCATGGCCGATGAGCGGTTGGCGGGGCATTACGGGTTGGCGGATGTCTATGGGAATTACTTCCGCCGGATCGGTTTGGATCTGAGCAACCGTCGAGGCG
- a CDS encoding acetylxylan esterase yields the protein MSAEGKPITTPEEWFNVRRPQIMSLFGNLIYGVVPQAESPIRTTFEVVKKDGASMGGKATRKDVRITFENAKGAAEMQILLFTPNGLGHPAPAFLLHSFAGTKDDGHDAHPDKPGFTRNGLPLGELFARGFGLVVVPQGDFVRHNEVEFLKGVHPLFYRAGQSFPKANEWGVISTVSWSASRAMDYLETDRDIDAKRVAAMGHSKMGKATLWTVAQDRRFALAISAQSGCAGAALWKRNFGENMEKMVTRFPYWLCRNAAKFARNEDDLPVDQHMLLACIAPRPVYVASGEDDLWADPRGEYLSAYHASPIYRLLGRKGLDSEASPPVGEAIVQSDVGYHNRAGGHSVEMYDWQRFLEFAEYHLKRNRPAKP from the coding sequence GTGTCCGCCGAAGGAAAACCCATTACCACGCCGGAAGAATGGTTCAACGTGCGGCGCCCGCAGATCATGTCGTTGTTCGGCAATCTGATCTACGGCGTGGTGCCGCAGGCGGAGTCGCCCATTCGCACGACGTTTGAGGTCGTGAAAAAGGACGGAGCATCCATGGGCGGCAAGGCGACGCGGAAGGATGTGCGGATCACGTTCGAGAACGCGAAGGGTGCGGCGGAGATGCAGATTCTCCTATTCACCCCGAATGGGCTTGGCCATCCCGCCCCGGCGTTCTTGTTGCACAGTTTCGCCGGCACGAAAGATGACGGACACGATGCGCATCCCGACAAGCCTGGTTTCACCCGCAATGGCCTGCCGCTCGGCGAGCTCTTCGCGCGGGGGTTCGGGCTCGTCGTCGTGCCGCAGGGCGACTTCGTCCGGCACAACGAGGTCGAGTTTCTCAAGGGCGTTCACCCGCTGTTCTACCGCGCCGGGCAGAGCTTCCCGAAAGCCAACGAGTGGGGCGTCATCTCCACCGTCTCGTGGTCTGCGTCGCGGGCCATGGATTATCTGGAGACCGATCGCGACATCGATGCCAAGCGCGTTGCGGCGATGGGTCATTCGAAGATGGGCAAGGCCACGCTCTGGACGGTTGCCCAAGATCGGCGCTTCGCCCTGGCGATCTCGGCGCAGTCCGGATGCGCGGGCGCGGCTCTGTGGAAGCGGAACTTCGGCGAGAACATGGAAAAGATGGTGACGCGCTTCCCCTACTGGCTGTGCCGGAACGCGGCGAAGTTTGCACGCAACGAAGACGACCTGCCGGTGGACCAACACATGTTGCTAGCCTGCATCGCCCCGCGCCCAGTCTATGTCGCCAGCGGTGAAGACGATCTCTGGGCCGATCCGCGCGGCGAGTATCTGTCCGCGTATCATGCGAGCCCCATCTATCGTTTGCTCGGAAGGAAGGGGCTCGACTCGGAGGCTTCGCCGCCGGTTGGTGAAGCCATCGTTCAATCCGACGTTGGCTATCACAACCGCGCCGGCGGTCACTCGGTGGAAATGTATGACTGGCAAAGATTCCTTGAGTTCGCGGAGTATCATCTGAAGCGTAACCGTCCGGCAAAGCCGTAG